One genomic region from Leifsonia sp. Root1293 encodes:
- a CDS encoding DUF3180 family protein, translating into MTRTHPTTLTALALVGLVVGYLLELGTAATGRAVFVPPLSLPLALLAIAAVVIAFAVPIRRAVTGKSKERINPFRAMRVAALAKASSLSGALLLGGSLGVLVYLLTRTAIPGLGSIWMAVASVVAAAVLLAAGLVAEYFCTIPPSSDEPDDEVEAHA; encoded by the coding sequence ATGACCCGCACGCATCCGACGACCCTCACCGCCCTCGCCCTCGTCGGGCTGGTGGTCGGCTACCTCCTCGAGCTGGGGACCGCCGCGACGGGAAGAGCGGTGTTCGTGCCGCCGCTCTCGCTGCCTCTGGCGCTCCTGGCCATCGCGGCCGTCGTGATCGCGTTCGCCGTGCCCATCCGCCGTGCCGTCACCGGTAAGTCGAAGGAGCGCATCAACCCGTTCCGTGCCATGCGCGTCGCCGCCCTCGCGAAGGCGTCGTCCCTCTCCGGCGCCCTGCTCCTCGGAGGAAGCCTCGGCGTTCTGGTCTACCTCCTCACCCGCACGGCCATCCCGGGCCTCGGCTCGATCTGGATGGCGGTCGCCTCGGTCGTGGCCGCGGCAGTCCTGCTCGCCGCAGGCCTCGTCGCCGAGTACTTCTGCACGATCCCGCCCAGCAGTGACGAGCCCGACGATGAAGTGGAAGCACATGCCTGA
- a CDS encoding pirin family protein — MSNLEKHPAELILDEPAVAALDTAAHDVQILEAREVPLGGPRAMKVHRTLPQRGRPTIGAWCFADHYGPGDSDSMVVPPHPHTGLQTASWLFGGEIEHRDSVGTLGRIHPGQLNLMTAGRGISHSEVSLGDATKLHGVQLWIVLPDDARHGEPFFERHTAVAVSVADADLQVFVGDIAGVTTDASVFTPLLGAQLDLPLFGRAELPLDPDFEHGLLVDVGPLTVDGVEVARTELAYLSPGRTTVTVTAGEAGARALLLGGEPFAERFIMWWNFIGRTHDEIQQFRSDWQTDAITHGDPGGRFGIVDYDGRALPAPEMPTVRLKPRS, encoded by the coding sequence ATGAGCAATCTGGAGAAGCACCCGGCCGAGCTCATCCTCGACGAGCCGGCCGTCGCAGCCCTCGACACTGCCGCCCACGACGTGCAGATTCTGGAGGCGCGGGAGGTGCCGCTCGGCGGGCCTCGGGCGATGAAGGTGCACCGCACTCTGCCGCAGCGCGGCCGCCCCACCATCGGCGCGTGGTGTTTCGCCGACCACTACGGGCCGGGCGACTCCGACAGCATGGTCGTGCCGCCGCATCCGCACACCGGACTCCAGACGGCCAGCTGGTTGTTCGGCGGCGAGATCGAACATCGCGACAGTGTCGGAACCCTGGGACGCATCCATCCAGGACAGCTCAACCTCATGACGGCCGGCCGCGGCATCTCGCACTCGGAGGTGTCGCTCGGCGACGCCACGAAACTGCACGGGGTGCAGCTGTGGATCGTGCTTCCCGACGACGCCCGCCACGGAGAGCCGTTCTTCGAGAGGCACACGGCTGTGGCGGTCTCGGTGGCGGATGCCGACCTGCAGGTGTTCGTCGGCGACATCGCCGGAGTGACGACCGACGCCTCGGTCTTCACTCCCCTGCTCGGCGCCCAGCTCGATCTTCCGCTGTTCGGACGCGCCGAGCTGCCGCTCGACCCCGACTTCGAGCACGGCCTGCTCGTCGACGTCGGGCCTCTCACGGTCGACGGCGTCGAGGTCGCACGCACCGAGCTCGCCTACCTGTCTCCCGGACGCACTACCGTGACGGTGACGGCGGGCGAGGCCGGCGCCCGGGCGCTGCTCCTCGGCGGAGAGCCGTTCGCAGAGCGCTTCATCATGTGGTGGAACTTCATCGGCCGAACGCACGACGAGATCCAGCAGTTCCGGAGCGACTGGCAGACGGATGCGATCACCCACGGCGATCCCGGGGGCCGCTTCGGCATCGTCGACTACGACGGCCGCGCTCTTCCGGCGCCCGAGATGCCGACGGTGCGCCTCAAGCCGCGGTCGTAG
- the folB gene encoding dihydroneopterin aldolase, which produces MDKTLDSITITGLRVDAHHGVFDHERRDGQEFVIDATVWLDFSSAAADDELAQTIHYGELAVEIAEAVRRDPVDLIETLAERIATTVLEHPAAQEVRVTVHKPHAPIPERFDDVAVSITRGRA; this is translated from the coding sequence GTGGATAAGACGCTCGACAGCATCACCATCACCGGCCTGCGCGTCGACGCGCATCACGGCGTGTTCGATCACGAGCGCCGAGACGGCCAGGAGTTCGTGATCGACGCCACGGTGTGGCTCGACTTCTCGTCAGCGGCGGCCGATGACGAGCTGGCGCAGACCATTCACTACGGGGAGCTCGCCGTTGAGATCGCCGAGGCCGTGCGCCGCGATCCCGTCGATCTCATCGAGACCCTGGCCGAACGCATCGCGACCACCGTGCTCGAGCATCCAGCCGCCCAGGAGGTCCGGGTCACGGTGCACAAGCCGCACGCCCCCATCCCCGAGCGATTCGACGACGTGGCCGTCAGCATCACCCGGGGTCGCGCGTGA
- the cls gene encoding cardiolipin synthase, with product MSSTDLSLLVVALLLIIDWSIRIAAIIIIPRNRRPTAATAWLLAVFFIPYIGVLLFLLIGNPKLPRKRRAKQKEMDAFIRANTDVPEGRQANEQWPAWFGAIVELNSNLSAMPMVDGNSAHLIASYQGSIDAMTAEVATARKYVHVEFYILSCDQTTAAFFDALEAAVQRGVKVRVLLDHWASSHTRDYKATLRRLTDMGAEWYLMLPVQPLKGNNQRLDLRNHRKILVVDGRTAFVGSQNLIDRTYNKKSNIKRGLKWQELVARVDGPVVDALNLIFITDWFIESDVLLEKEAEVLESIDDPRLLECQVVPSGPGFAGENNLRLFLALLYNAQERIVITSPYFVPDEAMLYAITTAVQRGVAVDLFVSEIGDQALVWHAQRSYYEALLRSGVRIYMYKAPYILHAKHFTIDEDVAVIGSSNMDMRSFGLNMEVSLMVRGKSFVQEMRAVEDDYRAASKELTLEDWMAQPLRSTVLDNLARLTSALQ from the coding sequence ATGTCGTCGACGGACCTGTCGCTGCTTGTCGTCGCGCTTCTGCTCATCATCGACTGGTCCATCCGTATCGCGGCGATCATCATCATTCCGCGCAATCGTCGACCGACGGCTGCCACGGCGTGGCTGCTGGCCGTCTTCTTCATCCCCTACATCGGCGTCCTGCTCTTCCTGCTGATCGGCAATCCGAAGCTTCCGCGCAAGAGGCGCGCGAAGCAGAAGGAGATGGACGCCTTCATCCGCGCGAACACCGACGTCCCTGAGGGGCGGCAGGCGAATGAGCAGTGGCCGGCGTGGTTCGGCGCCATCGTCGAACTGAACTCCAACCTGAGTGCGATGCCCATGGTCGACGGCAACTCCGCTCATCTCATCGCGAGCTACCAGGGATCGATCGACGCCATGACGGCCGAGGTCGCGACGGCACGCAAGTACGTGCACGTCGAGTTCTACATCCTCTCGTGCGACCAGACGACCGCCGCCTTCTTCGATGCGCTCGAAGCGGCCGTGCAGCGGGGCGTTAAGGTGCGCGTGCTGCTCGATCACTGGGCCTCGTCGCACACCCGCGACTACAAGGCCACCCTGAGACGCCTCACCGACATGGGTGCCGAGTGGTACCTGATGCTGCCCGTGCAGCCGCTCAAGGGCAACAACCAGCGGCTCGACCTGCGCAACCACCGCAAGATCCTGGTGGTCGACGGACGCACGGCCTTCGTGGGGTCGCAGAACCTCATCGATCGCACCTACAACAAGAAGTCGAACATCAAGCGCGGCCTCAAGTGGCAGGAGCTCGTGGCCCGCGTCGACGGACCCGTCGTCGACGCGCTCAACCTCATCTTCATCACCGACTGGTTCATCGAGTCCGACGTGCTCCTGGAGAAGGAGGCGGAGGTGCTCGAGTCGATCGACGACCCGCGCCTGCTCGAGTGCCAGGTGGTGCCGAGCGGTCCCGGATTCGCCGGCGAGAACAATCTCCGGCTCTTCCTGGCGCTGCTCTACAACGCGCAGGAGCGCATCGTCATCACCAGCCCGTACTTCGTGCCGGACGAGGCGATGCTCTACGCGATCACGACGGCTGTGCAACGGGGTGTGGCCGTCGACCTGTTCGTCTCGGAGATCGGCGACCAGGCGCTGGTCTGGCACGCGCAGCGCTCCTACTACGAGGCGCTGCTGCGCAGTGGCGTGCGCATCTACATGTACAAGGCGCCGTACATCCTCCACGCGAAGCACTTCACGATCGACGAGGACGTGGCGGTCATCGGCTCGAGCAACATGGACATGCGTTCCTTCGGCCTCAACATGGAGGTCTCCCTGATGGTGCGAGGCAAGAGCTTCGTTCAGGAGATGCGTGCCGTCGAGGACGACTACCGTGCCGCCAGCAAGGAGCTCACCCTCGAGGACTGGATGGCGCAGCCCCTGCGCTCTACCGTGCTCGACAACCTCGCGCGTCTGACGAGCGCTCTGCAGTGA
- a CDS encoding PH domain-containing protein, producing the protein MNLTDGEWHRLHPASPLLRGGIAFVAIAGFVIANLRERLVEFFFHVPSYGDDPLDDIYSRGLVGWALLGVLAVLILIIAGFYLSWRMHSFRVTDDLVEVRSGILFRTHRRARLDRVQGVTITRSLLPRLFGAAKLDVAVAGNDGNVQLAYLGSTAADALRREILQLASGLRASRDVPSPAESPTGARVDGDDPAAALAAPEGDASTGMPPRAPASAVPGVINQRVTEFLAPELDADLAPPESVVRIPVVRLIGSVLLSGYTVFVLAAGVALIVGFANDAIWPVFAVLPILIGSVSYYWNRVTRMLRYSIAGTPDGVRVGYGLLSTNNETLPPGRIHAIGVSQPLLWRPFGWWRIQVNTASRARSDSQNRDHTTVMPVGTADDVSRVLGLMLPAFVGDDADLVIRAGLVSRGGDDYTGVPRRAAWLRPFSWRRTGFRAASGVLLLRHGIVSRHLAIVPYARVQSVSLTQGPLQRSLRLAAVQLQTVAGPVVASLDVADAATAVSLFAEAEADAVAYAASDTSHHWSTS; encoded by the coding sequence GTGAACCTGACCGACGGCGAGTGGCATCGCCTGCATCCTGCATCGCCTTTGCTGCGGGGAGGCATCGCCTTCGTCGCCATCGCCGGCTTCGTGATCGCCAACCTGCGGGAACGGCTCGTCGAGTTCTTCTTCCACGTGCCGAGCTACGGCGACGACCCCCTCGACGACATCTACTCTCGGGGCCTCGTGGGCTGGGCACTCCTCGGCGTGCTCGCGGTGCTCATCCTGATCATCGCCGGCTTCTACCTCTCGTGGCGCATGCACAGTTTTCGGGTGACGGACGATCTCGTCGAGGTGCGCAGCGGCATCCTCTTCCGCACCCATCGGCGTGCGCGCCTCGACAGGGTGCAGGGCGTCACCATCACGCGGTCCCTCCTGCCCCGTCTCTTCGGCGCGGCGAAGCTCGACGTCGCCGTCGCGGGCAACGACGGCAACGTGCAGCTCGCCTACCTCGGATCGACGGCGGCGGATGCGCTCCGCCGCGAGATCCTGCAGCTCGCGTCCGGCCTGCGGGCGAGCCGCGACGTCCCGTCGCCCGCCGAGTCGCCCACCGGCGCCCGAGTCGATGGGGATGACCCCGCCGCTGCCCTGGCCGCCCCCGAGGGTGACGCTTCCACGGGCATGCCGCCACGCGCACCGGCATCCGCGGTTCCCGGAGTCATCAACCAGCGGGTCACCGAGTTCCTCGCCCCCGAACTCGACGCCGACCTGGCACCGCCGGAGTCGGTCGTGCGCATCCCCGTCGTACGGCTGATCGGGTCCGTGCTGCTCAGCGGCTACACGGTCTTCGTGCTGGCAGCGGGAGTGGCGCTGATCGTCGGCTTCGCCAACGATGCCATCTGGCCCGTCTTCGCCGTGCTGCCCATCCTCATCGGAAGCGTGAGCTACTACTGGAACCGGGTCACGCGGATGCTCCGCTACAGCATCGCGGGCACGCCCGACGGCGTGCGCGTCGGGTACGGCCTGCTCTCCACGAACAACGAGACGCTCCCGCCCGGCCGCATCCACGCCATCGGCGTGAGCCAGCCGCTGCTCTGGCGTCCCTTCGGCTGGTGGCGCATCCAGGTCAACACGGCGAGCCGCGCCCGGAGCGACAGCCAGAACCGTGATCACACGACCGTCATGCCCGTCGGAACCGCCGACGACGTGTCGCGCGTGCTCGGCCTCATGCTGCCCGCCTTCGTCGGCGATGACGCCGACCTCGTGATCCGCGCCGGGCTCGTCTCCCGGGGCGGCGACGACTACACGGGCGTTCCGCGCCGAGCCGCCTGGCTTCGTCCGTTCTCGTGGCGACGCACCGGCTTCCGGGCGGCATCCGGAGTGCTGCTGCTGCGCCACGGGATCGTGTCGCGACATCTCGCGATCGTGCCGTACGCGAGGGTGCAGAGCGTCTCGCTCACGCAGGGTCCGCTCCAGCGTTCGCTGCGGCTGGCGGCGGTGCAGCTGCAGACCGTCGCCGGTCCGGTCGTCGCGTCACTCGATGTCGCCGACGCCGCCACCGCCGTGAGCCTGTTCGCCGAGGCCGAGGCAGACGCTGTCGCCTACGCGGCCTCGGACACGAGCCACCACTGGAGCACATCATGA
- the folK gene encoding 2-amino-4-hydroxy-6-hydroxymethyldihydropteridine diphosphokinase, with product MSAAPRTAAVESHAVLALGSNLGDRSEQIATAIAEIADTDGIRLTAASKLVESTAVKLTGTDDQAPRYLNAVVAIATTLDADALLHAVNSIEADHGRTRDERWGDRTLDIDIITFGDLSSDDERLTLPHPRAAERAFVLAPWLEIEPDAVLPGHGRIDALLAALPPADAVAVWPADAGWTAR from the coding sequence GTGAGCGCCGCGCCGCGCACCGCAGCCGTGGAGAGCCACGCCGTGCTCGCCCTCGGCAGCAACCTCGGAGACCGCTCCGAGCAGATCGCCACAGCCATCGCCGAGATCGCCGACACCGACGGCATCCGCCTCACCGCGGCGTCGAAGCTCGTGGAGTCGACAGCCGTCAAGCTCACCGGAACCGACGATCAGGCCCCTCGATATCTGAACGCCGTGGTCGCCATCGCGACGACGCTCGACGCCGATGCCCTGCTGCACGCAGTCAACTCCATCGAGGCCGACCACGGGCGCACGCGCGACGAACGCTGGGGCGACCGCACCCTCGACATCGACATCATCACCTTCGGGGACCTCAGCTCAGACGACGAGCGCTTGACGCTGCCGCATCCGCGGGCCGCGGAGCGCGCCTTCGTGCTGGCCCCCTGGCTCGAGATCGAACCGGATGCGGTTCTGCCCGGCCACGGACGGATCGACGCGCTGCTCGCAGCACTGCCGCCGGCCGACGCCGTCGCGGTGTGGCCGGCCGACGCCGGATGGACGGCGCGATGA
- the lysS gene encoding lysine--tRNA ligase, protein MADDQTTTDEPTAEEISEQKAVRLAKRERLIAEATDAAGGAYPVSVPVTDTIPAVRARHEGLEADVATGDIVGIAGRVVHLRNTGKLCFAALQSGDGSRIQAMVSLAEVGEESLVAWKELVDLGDHLFVSGEVITSRRGELSIMVRDWTIAAKAILPLPNLHSELSEENRVRSRYLDLISRDQARANVVNRAKTVASLRRTFDDLDFIEVETPMLQVMHGGASARPFVTHSNAFDTELYLRIAPELYLKRAVVGGIDRVFEINRNFRNEGADSTHSPEFAMLEAYQAYGDYNSIADLTQKLIQDAAVAVSGSHVVTWADGTEYDLGGEWDRISMYGSLSEAVGREITPETPIDELRAIAASEGVEVEHPLHGKYVEELWEHFVKGDLVRPTFVMNFPVDTSPLVRAHRSRTGVVEKWDLYIRGFELATGYSELVDPVVQRERFIEQAKLAAGGDPEAMRLDEEFLRALEFGMPPTGGMGMGIDRLLMALSGLGIRETILFPLVK, encoded by the coding sequence ATGGCCGACGACCAGACGACCACCGACGAGCCGACGGCCGAGGAGATCTCGGAGCAGAAGGCCGTGCGCCTGGCCAAGCGCGAGCGACTCATCGCCGAGGCGACGGATGCAGCAGGCGGCGCCTACCCGGTGAGCGTCCCCGTCACCGACACCATCCCCGCGGTGCGCGCCCGTCACGAGGGCCTCGAGGCCGACGTCGCCACGGGCGACATCGTGGGGATCGCCGGTCGTGTCGTCCACCTCCGCAACACCGGCAAGCTCTGCTTCGCCGCGCTGCAGTCCGGCGACGGATCGCGCATCCAGGCCATGGTCTCGCTCGCCGAGGTGGGCGAGGAGAGCCTGGTGGCGTGGAAGGAACTCGTCGACCTCGGCGACCACCTCTTCGTCTCGGGCGAGGTCATCACCAGTCGTCGCGGCGAGCTGTCGATCATGGTGCGCGACTGGACCATCGCGGCCAAGGCGATCCTGCCCCTGCCGAACCTGCACAGCGAGCTCTCCGAGGAGAACCGGGTGCGCAGCCGATACCTCGATCTCATCTCCCGCGACCAGGCCCGCGCCAATGTGGTCAACCGCGCCAAGACCGTCGCGAGCCTGCGCCGAACGTTCGACGACCTCGACTTCATCGAGGTCGAGACGCCGATGCTGCAGGTCATGCACGGGGGAGCATCCGCTCGCCCCTTCGTCACCCACTCGAACGCGTTCGACACCGAGCTGTACTTGCGCATCGCTCCGGAGCTCTACCTGAAGCGCGCCGTCGTGGGCGGCATCGACCGGGTGTTCGAGATCAACCGCAACTTCCGCAACGAGGGTGCCGACTCCACGCACTCGCCCGAGTTCGCCATGCTCGAGGCCTACCAGGCCTACGGCGACTACAACTCGATCGCCGATCTCACGCAGAAACTGATCCAGGACGCCGCCGTGGCCGTGTCGGGATCGCACGTGGTGACCTGGGCCGACGGCACAGAGTACGACCTCGGCGGCGAGTGGGACCGCATCTCCATGTACGGCAGCCTGTCCGAGGCGGTCGGCCGGGAGATCACGCCGGAGACGCCCATCGATGAGCTGCGCGCGATCGCTGCCTCGGAGGGAGTCGAGGTGGAGCATCCGCTGCACGGCAAGTATGTCGAGGAGCTGTGGGAGCACTTCGTCAAGGGCGACCTCGTGCGGCCGACCTTCGTGATGAACTTCCCCGTCGACACCTCTCCGCTCGTTCGCGCGCACCGGTCGCGCACGGGCGTGGTCGAGAAGTGGGACCTCTACATCCGCGGGTTCGAACTGGCGACAGGCTACTCGGAGCTCGTCGACCCCGTCGTGCAGCGCGAGCGTTTCATCGAGCAGGCGAAGCTCGCTGCTGGCGGCGATCCCGAGGCCATGCGCCTCGACGAGGAGTTCCTCCGCGCCCTCGAATTCGGCATGCCTCCGACCGGCGGCATGGGCATGGGCATCGATCGTCTGCTCATGGCACTGTCCGGCCTCGGCATCCGCGAGACGATCCTGTTCCCCCTGGTGAAGTGA
- a CDS encoding helix-turn-helix domain-containing protein, protein MAPAGTPDSGAVHCRLDELLAARGMTLTRLSELVGVSVVNLSVMKNDRARAIRFSTLEAVCRALDCEIGELFVLRR, encoded by the coding sequence ATGGCCCCGGCCGGAACCCCGGACTCCGGGGCGGTGCATTGCCGGCTCGACGAACTGCTCGCCGCCCGCGGCATGACCCTCACCCGGCTGAGCGAGCTCGTGGGCGTGAGCGTCGTCAACCTCAGCGTGATGAAGAACGATCGGGCCCGCGCCATCAGGTTCTCCACCCTCGAGGCCGTCTGCCGGGCTCTCGACTGCGAGATCGGCGAGTTGTTCGTGCTGCGACGGTGA
- a CDS encoding Rossmann-like and DUF2520 domain-containing protein, whose amino-acid sequence MSPTTPSSRAGRLGIGIVGAGRVGPVLGAALAGAGHALVGISAVSESSLERADAMLPGVPVLTVPEVVERSELVILAVPAAELPALVAGLAATGAWQPGQLVLHTAAEYGTDVLAPALQRGAIPLAVHPAMTFTGTSLDISRLAEAWFAVTAPAPVLPIGQALVVEMGGEPHIVAEADRPAYAEAVETAVSFSSAIVDQAAGLLRGIGIENAGTFIAPLVRSSVEAALARSGASTIDVADLLADTGYGFDNPPASEE is encoded by the coding sequence ATGAGCCCGACGACGCCATCGAGCCGCGCAGGGCGGCTGGGCATCGGCATCGTGGGCGCAGGCAGGGTCGGGCCCGTTCTCGGAGCCGCGCTCGCCGGAGCCGGCCACGCCCTCGTCGGCATCTCGGCGGTGTCCGAATCGAGCCTCGAGCGAGCGGATGCGATGCTTCCGGGAGTGCCCGTCCTGACCGTTCCCGAGGTCGTCGAGCGCAGCGAACTCGTCATCCTCGCTGTGCCGGCGGCCGAGCTCCCGGCCCTCGTCGCCGGACTCGCCGCGACCGGTGCATGGCAGCCGGGACAACTGGTGCTGCACACCGCGGCCGAGTACGGAACCGACGTGCTCGCCCCGGCGCTGCAGCGCGGGGCCATCCCGCTCGCCGTGCATCCCGCGATGACGTTCACGGGCACCAGCCTCGACATCTCCCGGCTCGCCGAGGCCTGGTTCGCCGTAACGGCCCCGGCTCCGGTCCTGCCGATCGGACAGGCACTCGTGGTGGAGATGGGCGGCGAGCCGCACATCGTCGCCGAAGCGGACCGTCCCGCCTACGCCGAGGCTGTGGAGACGGCCGTGTCGTTCTCGAGCGCCATCGTCGACCAGGCCGCCGGGCTGTTGCGCGGCATCGGCATCGAGAACGCCGGAACGTTCATCGCGCCGCTCGTGCGCTCCTCGGTCGAGGCGGCTCTCGCCCGCAGCGGCGCGAGTACCATCGATGTGGCCGATCTGCTGGCCGACACCGGATACGGGTTCGACAACCCTCCCGCATCCGAGGAGTGA
- a CDS encoding endonuclease domain-containing protein — protein MQTLSARPVSASSIRAAARESALAADMAGLGQLAPRSRLRRLGHTDAAMRAAVDRGILRSVGRSWLAAPGVEPAAVRAIELRGFLGGESALRSMGVWVSHDTGLCVATPHSASRLSPVGEGEYRVQARRPPQVDDARPWRASAIDALEHLLRREPEAAHGIASVDSAVRLGLLPAHRVDELFDRLPRRLRRLRRDVNGLADSGVETLLRLAALAQGWRVEVQVQVSSVGRVDLLIDGWLIVEVDGYRWHSSAQQVAVDHRRDAESIRRGMRYHRFGYDQVMTDIDGCIGVLRELLRCGRPSRG, from the coding sequence ATGCAGACCCTCAGCGCCCGCCCTGTCTCAGCCTCCTCGATCCGCGCCGCAGCGCGCGAGTCTGCCCTCGCGGCCGATATGGCCGGGCTCGGCCAGCTCGCTCCGCGCTCGCGGCTACGCCGGCTGGGCCACACCGACGCAGCGATGCGGGCCGCTGTAGATCGAGGAATCCTGCGCTCGGTCGGACGGTCCTGGCTTGCCGCTCCGGGCGTCGAGCCCGCTGCGGTGCGGGCGATCGAGCTCCGAGGGTTTCTCGGTGGGGAGAGCGCCTTGCGCAGCATGGGCGTCTGGGTCTCCCACGACACCGGTCTGTGCGTGGCGACGCCGCACTCGGCCAGCAGGCTGTCGCCGGTCGGCGAGGGGGAGTACCGCGTGCAGGCCAGGCGGCCGCCGCAGGTCGACGACGCTCGGCCGTGGAGGGCGTCGGCGATCGACGCCCTCGAGCATCTGCTTCGCCGCGAACCGGAGGCCGCCCACGGGATCGCGTCCGTCGACAGCGCTGTACGACTGGGGTTGCTGCCGGCCCACAGGGTCGACGAGCTGTTCGATCGCCTTCCGCGCCGGCTCCGGCGTTTGCGTCGCGATGTGAACGGGCTCGCGGATTCGGGGGTGGAGACTCTGCTTCGGCTCGCAGCCCTCGCCCAGGGCTGGCGGGTGGAGGTGCAGGTGCAGGTCTCATCCGTCGGCCGGGTCGACCTGCTCATCGACGGCTGGCTGATCGTCGAGGTCGACGGATACAGATGGCACTCCTCGGCTCAGCAGGTGGCGGTCGACCACCGCCGTGACGCGGAGAGCATCCGTCGGGGTATGCGCTATCACCGCTTCGGTTACGACCAGGTGATGACGGACATCGACGGATGCATCGGCGTGCTCCGCGAGCTGCTGAGATGCGGACGCCCGAGCCGCGGGTGA
- a CDS encoding PH domain-containing protein: protein MPETDHDDDVAMASAGADSGAAAESRIDLPGIAWKRVSPKYLVAGLVQLGIAAVVVCGLIAVAWLAWEWTWAGWALPVAIVFFLISIIVEPRRVRSIGYALRADDLVFRRGIMFQRFVAVPYGRMQLVDITRGPVSRALGLADLRFVTAAASTAVAIPGLPEADAEELRDQLVTLAESRRAGL from the coding sequence ATGCCTGAGACCGATCATGACGACGACGTCGCGATGGCGAGCGCCGGCGCCGACAGCGGTGCCGCGGCCGAATCGCGCATCGACCTGCCCGGAATCGCCTGGAAGCGGGTGTCGCCCAAGTACCTGGTCGCCGGGCTCGTGCAGCTCGGCATCGCGGCCGTCGTCGTCTGCGGCCTGATCGCCGTCGCCTGGCTCGCGTGGGAGTGGACGTGGGCGGGATGGGCGCTGCCTGTCGCGATCGTGTTCTTCCTCATCAGCATCATCGTCGAGCCTCGTCGGGTGCGCTCCATCGGCTACGCCCTGCGCGCGGACGACCTCGTGTTCCGCCGGGGCATCATGTTCCAGCGCTTCGTCGCCGTCCCATACGGGCGGATGCAGCTCGTCGACATCACGCGGGGACCGGTATCGCGTGCCCTGGGTCTGGCCGACCTGCGCTTCGTGACGGCTGCGGCATCGACGGCCGTCGCGATCCCCGGCCTGCCGGAAGCCGATGCCGAGGAGCTGCGCGACCAGCTCGTGACTCTGGCCGAGAGCCGCCGGGCGGGACTGTGA
- the panC gene encoding pantoate--beta-alanine ligase, which produces MTHTTTAGHTVTVLTTIASVRESVRSARASGDRIVLVPTMGALHAGHLALVDRARELGQTVIVSIFVNPLQFGVGEDLDRYPRTLEADLEALDAHGAAFVFAPSVDEMYPTGAVETRVTAGHVGTLYEGAARPGHFDGMLTVVAKLLGITQPDVAVFGRKDAQQAFLVRQMVADLNLASSIEVVDTVREHDGLALSSRNRFLSDEERLAAITLSEALRTAENTAFEGVAEVLAEAAGAFGDHDAVKLDYLVVVDPATFLPVDDDFRGTATVLVAALVGGTRLIDNTTITLN; this is translated from the coding sequence ATGACCCACACGACCACCGCCGGCCACACCGTCACGGTTCTGACGACGATCGCCTCCGTGCGCGAGAGCGTCCGCTCGGCACGGGCATCCGGTGACAGGATCGTGCTCGTGCCGACGATGGGTGCCCTGCACGCCGGGCACCTGGCTCTCGTCGACCGCGCGCGGGAGCTGGGCCAGACGGTGATCGTGTCGATCTTCGTGAACCCGCTCCAGTTCGGCGTCGGTGAGGATCTCGATCGGTATCCGCGCACCCTTGAAGCCGACCTCGAAGCGCTCGATGCGCACGGCGCGGCCTTCGTGTTCGCCCCGTCCGTCGACGAGATGTATCCGACCGGTGCTGTCGAGACCCGCGTCACGGCCGGTCATGTCGGAACTCTCTACGAGGGTGCAGCCAGGCCCGGCCATTTCGACGGAATGCTCACTGTCGTCGCCAAGCTGCTCGGCATCACCCAGCCCGACGTCGCCGTCTTCGGCCGGAAGGACGCCCAGCAGGCGTTCCTGGTGCGGCAGATGGTCGCCGACCTCAATCTGGCATCGAGCATCGAGGTCGTCGACACCGTGCGCGAACACGACGGCCTGGCGTTGTCGAGCCGCAATCGCTTCCTCTCCGATGAGGAGCGACTCGCGGCCATCACGCTCTCCGAAGCGCTGCGCACCGCGGAGAACACGGCCTTCGAGGGCGTCGCCGAGGTGCTCGCCGAGGCGGCTGGGGCGTTCGGCGACCACGACGCCGTTAAACTGGACTATCTCGTCGTCGTCGATCCGGCGACCTTCCTTCCGGTTGACGACGATTTCCGCGGAACGGCGACAGTTCTCGTGGCCGCACTCGTCGGGGGGACCCGGCTCATCGACAACACCACCATCACCCTGAACTGA